The proteins below come from a single Sander vitreus isolate 19-12246 chromosome 15, sanVit1, whole genome shotgun sequence genomic window:
- the nfatc2ip gene encoding NFATC2-interacting protein isoform X1: MADAVSDSEKQAAKPAPKRRRILDPSAIVSVPVYSNKPYPLRQCFPTWGPGTPQGAAKITEGAQVFIWLEVEVSSSLQLKPTAEMFAGKENSDDVADDSLWSPFSSPKRSAAVVVGLSDSEDEAEHVEKKTEPAAMRCPSPPQSPVQKQSRQAQRKISEIDRKLRAVNYLLSPEPQDRSSRSCNDDVIIMSPNDDSVMNPNDDVIIVNPDSGLQGSPYSSLVREIPLKIRCRTDVHKIQVQSSTPLNEVVTQLSVILSVPPPRLLLLREDVELPTHSTVGELGLGIADIIECVVMAAEDQREDSSSSSRMTVRLQSKDRDSSQEFSLHRDAPLSSVFSQYLSRMSPSSQKKVRFHFDGCKVTPGQTPAQLDMEDGDIIEVWI; this comes from the exons ATGGCTGACGCG GTGTCTGACAGCGAGAAGCAGGCAGCGAAGCCGGCACCCAAACGCAGACGCATCCTCGACCCTTCAGCCATCGTCTCTGTTCCCGTTTACTCAAACAAG ccctatccCTTAAGACAGTgcttcccaacctggggtccggggacccctcagggggcggcaaagatcacagagGGGGCACAAGTCTTCATCTGGTtagaggttgag GTGAGCAGCAGTCTGCAGCTGAAGCCAACGGCAGAAATGTTCGCTGGAAAAGAAAACTCAG ACGACGTTGCAGACGACAGTTTGTGGTCGCCGTTCTCGTCTCCGAAGCGGAGTGCAGCCGTGGTCGTCGGCCTCAGCGACTCTGAGGACGAAGCAGAACACGTGGAGAAGAAAACAGAACC AGCAGCCATGCGCTGCCCGTCTCCTCCGCAGAGTCCGGTCCAGAAACAGTCCAGACAGGCTCAACGGAAGATCAG CGAGATTGACAGGAAGCTCCGGGCGGTGAACTACCTCCTGTCTCCCGAACCTCAGGACAGAAGCTCCAGAAGCTGCAACGACGACGTCATCATCATGAGCCCTAACGACGACAGCGTCATGAACCCTAACGACGACGTCATCATCGTGAACCCCGACTCGGGGCTCCAGGGTTCTCCGTACAGCTCGTTGGTCCGGGAGATTCCCCTCAAGATCCGCTGCCGAACGGACGTCCACAAGATCCAGGTTCAGTCG tCGACGCCGTTGAATGAAGTGGTGACCCAGCTGTCCGTCATCCTTAGCGTTCCTCCTCCTCGCCTGCTGCTGTTGAGGGAGGACGTGGAGCTTCCAACGCACTCCACCGTCGGCGAGCTCGGCCTCGGCATCGCTGACATCATCG AGTGCGTGGTGATGGCGGCAGAGGACCAGAGggaagacagcagcagcagcagcaggatgacTGTGAGGCTGCAGAGCAAAGACAGAGACTCCTCTCAGGAGTTCTCTCTGCACAGA GACGCCCCGCTGAGCTCCGTCTTCTCCCAGTACCTGTCCCGGATGTCCCCCAGCTCTCAGAAGAAGGTCCGTTTCCACTTTGACGGCTGCAAAGTGACTCCCGGCCAGACGCCTGCTCAGCTCGACATGGAGGACGGAGACATCATCGAAGTTTGGATTTAG
- the nfatc2ip gene encoding NFATC2-interacting protein isoform X2 produces MADAVSDSEKQAAKPAPKRRRILDPSAIVSVPVYSNKVSSSLQLKPTAEMFAGKENSDDVADDSLWSPFSSPKRSAAVVVGLSDSEDEAEHVEKKTEPAAMRCPSPPQSPVQKQSRQAQRKISEIDRKLRAVNYLLSPEPQDRSSRSCNDDVIIMSPNDDSVMNPNDDVIIVNPDSGLQGSPYSSLVREIPLKIRCRTDVHKIQVQSSTPLNEVVTQLSVILSVPPPRLLLLREDVELPTHSTVGELGLGIADIIECVVMAAEDQREDSSSSSRMTVRLQSKDRDSSQEFSLHRDAPLSSVFSQYLSRMSPSSQKKVRFHFDGCKVTPGQTPAQLDMEDGDIIEVWI; encoded by the exons ATGGCTGACGCG GTGTCTGACAGCGAGAAGCAGGCAGCGAAGCCGGCACCCAAACGCAGACGCATCCTCGACCCTTCAGCCATCGTCTCTGTTCCCGTTTACTCAAACAAG GTGAGCAGCAGTCTGCAGCTGAAGCCAACGGCAGAAATGTTCGCTGGAAAAGAAAACTCAG ACGACGTTGCAGACGACAGTTTGTGGTCGCCGTTCTCGTCTCCGAAGCGGAGTGCAGCCGTGGTCGTCGGCCTCAGCGACTCTGAGGACGAAGCAGAACACGTGGAGAAGAAAACAGAACC AGCAGCCATGCGCTGCCCGTCTCCTCCGCAGAGTCCGGTCCAGAAACAGTCCAGACAGGCTCAACGGAAGATCAG CGAGATTGACAGGAAGCTCCGGGCGGTGAACTACCTCCTGTCTCCCGAACCTCAGGACAGAAGCTCCAGAAGCTGCAACGACGACGTCATCATCATGAGCCCTAACGACGACAGCGTCATGAACCCTAACGACGACGTCATCATCGTGAACCCCGACTCGGGGCTCCAGGGTTCTCCGTACAGCTCGTTGGTCCGGGAGATTCCCCTCAAGATCCGCTGCCGAACGGACGTCCACAAGATCCAGGTTCAGTCG tCGACGCCGTTGAATGAAGTGGTGACCCAGCTGTCCGTCATCCTTAGCGTTCCTCCTCCTCGCCTGCTGCTGTTGAGGGAGGACGTGGAGCTTCCAACGCACTCCACCGTCGGCGAGCTCGGCCTCGGCATCGCTGACATCATCG AGTGCGTGGTGATGGCGGCAGAGGACCAGAGggaagacagcagcagcagcagcaggatgacTGTGAGGCTGCAGAGCAAAGACAGAGACTCCTCTCAGGAGTTCTCTCTGCACAGA GACGCCCCGCTGAGCTCCGTCTTCTCCCAGTACCTGTCCCGGATGTCCCCCAGCTCTCAGAAGAAGGTCCGTTTCCACTTTGACGGCTGCAAAGTGACTCCCGGCCAGACGCCTGCTCAGCTCGACATGGAGGACGGAGACATCATCGAAGTTTGGATTTAG